From the Conger conger chromosome 13, fConCon1.1, whole genome shotgun sequence genome, the window CCCCTACAATCAGACAGGCGTCACTCGTTTCTTTACGAATCAGTCCTCGGACTATTTCGTATTATGATATTATTTCTGCTGCTTATTACTATTACTAGTATGATACTTAATGGTTTATTTGAGAAGGTCAATGTACGGTTCTGTAAATGGGCCAGCGTTAGCCGGGGAGGCTCATCtgtggactgcgggaggaaaccgaagTAGCCGGAGgcaacccacatgaacacggggagaaacgcaaactccacacagagaggatccaGGCTGGCTAACCACTGTGCAACCATGCCGCCCATTTTCACAATTAGGCTCTCCTGTTGTTTGGCTTTGATGAGCCACGACGTCTACAATTACACCTGAGTAGCTGTAGCCCGTTTTATCTGGAACATTCTTTCCCCTGGCTGTGATCAGTGGTGGATCTCTGGCTCGCTTGCGGAAATGTAAACATCCAGCGAAACCACTGCTGTGCGAAACGGCTGCTGCGGGAGTCTCACACAGACTTCCAGACACGAGCAAAACGGCCACGCAGCACCGCAGCTGTACGAGGGACGCACTGGGAAGTGCTTCTGCAGAAAGGCTTGCGTCTCTAGAATGCGATATgtaacatgtgcacacacacacagaaacacacacagaaacacacacacacacagacacacgcacacaaaaacacagaaacgcacacagacacacacagaaatagtcacacactctctcacactcacacatacaaaaacacacacacactctctctctctctctctctctcacacacacacacgcacgcacacacacacacacacacctggtccAGGCACTGGCTGCGCAGGTATTTGAGGGCCTGCTGCAGGCTGAGGGGCAGGGGCTGGCCCGAGCGCTGGACGTGGACGATCAGGGGCACGCCGAACACGTTCTTATCCTTGTAGTCCGGCACCTTCATCCTCTTCATGAACTTCGGCACCGACCTGAAAGAGAACCGCCCGCGGGCTTAATCTCCTGCCAAAACCCCAGTACAGCAGGGacacagcacctctccccaatCCCCTGCTTCTCCCAAATAAACCCCCCTGCAGCAGGGACACAGCACCCCTCCCCAATCACCTGCTTCTCCCAAATAAACCCCACTGCAGCAGGGACACAGCATCTCTCCCCAATCACCTGCTTCTCCCAAATAAACCCCCCTGCAGCAGGGACACAGCACCCCTCCCCAATCACCTGCTTCTCCCAAATAAACCCCACTGCAGCAGGGACACAGCCACCCCAATCCTCCGCTTCTCCCAAATGGGTCCTGGGACAGGcatgcccccccccacaggtCAGCATGCCTGTCCTAAACGCCACAGCACCCTGCAGATAGCTGCTGTGCCACTGAAACACACCGCTAGAGGCTCACAGAGAGGCTAAACAGGCCCAGTAATGGCCGAGCCAAACAATGCAGATACACTACAGAGCTGTGGCCTGCTCTCCTCTGCTTTAGgcaaccctacacacacactcagacacacacacactcatggcgacatggctcaggcagtaagagcagtcgtctggcagtcggagggttgccggttcgatcccccgcccaggctgtgtcgaagtgtccctgagcaagacacctaacccccaaatgctcctgacgagctggtcggcgtcttgcatggcagccaatcgcagtcggtgtgtgagtgtgtgtatgaatgggtgaatggagaagcatcaattgtacagcgctttggataaaggcaccatataaatgcctgccatttaccatttagacgcccacatacacatatgcacatcaACACCTATAAAGACACAGGCACACCATGATGGACAACATGATGGCATAACTTTGGTAAACTACCTTTCAACAATagagtaaaaaaaaccccacaagtGAATCCCAGTGAGGTGAGATTATTCTTTGAAGAGAGAAGACAAGCCCCCCTCACTCACCAGGTCCAGCCGTGCTTGTTGGACATGGAGTACTTCTCCATGATGGCGGTGAGGCGGAGCAGGGAGAACTTCTGCAGCAGGCTGAGCTGGCTGGCTGATTGGTTGGTGATCTGCAGCGAGGCCACGGAGTGGCTGAGGCGGTTGGAGATCTGGAAGCTGGGCCACCGTAGGCTGCAGACACAGTGAAAGAACAGCAACTCTTCAGTGCCAGAAAACACAAGATAACATGATATAACAcgacataacatgacataacatgacatcacatcatataacattatataacatgacataacatgacataacatgacataacatgacataaaatgacataaaatgACATAACCTGAAATAACATAATGACaacaacaggccattcagctcagcaatgccttttcctaccattaACTAACGCTTAAAGCTAGATAGTGTCTAGCACTATGTCCAGCCTGGTCCTGAAAACCCCTAAAACAATGAATTTACAACTGCATAGTGAGCAGTGGATGTGTCACCTGAAATCAATTATGACATTTTTCCCAAAtttgaataacaaatacattttttgcctTTTAATTTAACTCTGGGGAGCAAAGAAGTTAATGATGCTTTTAATCAGCCATCAAACAATAAGGCAAAACAGCCAAAGACTGAATCCAGGTCAGAGGTTGCGGACAGACGTTTTCTGACGGATTAAAACCATGGTAAAACATGGCGTGTGGCTGTGAGCTCACCGATTGGGCCGTGTGAGGGAGGCCCCGACCCCTGaatccctcctctccctcatccCGCTGGAGTCCGTCTCATTCAGGGACACCCCGTCCCGTTCCCCGTCGCTGGGCGTGGTCTGTCCCTCCAGCACCGAGTTCCCCTCGAAGTCCAGCGTGATCTGACTGGAGGACTGCAGGGTGAGCCCCTCGCCCTCCCcgtcgcccccctccccctccccctccccctcgccctCCCCCTCCGGGAGGACGTTTTTGGACCAGTGGTCCACGATCTGCTGCAGGCCGTTGACGTGCTGCAGGATGTCGTCCAGGTGGGGGAACAGGTCCTCCTTCTCCAGGTCCATGAGGTCGCCCGTGCTGGCGTAGAGGTGCGACCCGGGCACGTTGTCGTAGACGCTGACGCGGCTGCCCCGCGGGCAGCACTGGGCCGGGGGCCGCGGCACGCAGACGCTGGGGGGCCGCGGCGGGGCCAGGCGCACGCCGGCCCCCGTGTGCCAGTTGAGGGAGGCCCCGTTGGTGGGCGACAGGCTCTCGATGGACAGCGCCTTGGGGAAGGTCCCGGGCTTGTGGTCCTTGGGGACGTGCACCACCAGGTCCTCGTAGGAGCGGAACTCGTTCCTGCGGTTCCGCTCCGCCACGTCCCGGCCCTGAGCGAGGCCGTCGCCCTCCCCgcccccgctcccgctcccgccgCCCCCGAACACGTCCAGGCCCTCCAGGTACATGCCGCTGCGCTTGTGCAGGTCCCGAAGCGCCCGGCGCTCCTTCCGGCTGGGCGCGCTCCCCTCCCCGGCCCCCCGGGCCTCGGCCTCCGCCGGGCCGCCGTTGAGGATCTCCGTGCAGCGCAGCGTCGTGACGGCGGGGGGCCCCTGCTGCAGGACGGGGCCGCTGATGACCAGCGAGCGCCGCCCGGCCGGCCCCGCCCCGCTGGACGGGCCCCAGGTGCGCAGCGCCTCCATGCGGCGCAGGAAGTCCTTGGCGCGCGCGCGGCCGTGCCGGCCGGTTTTGGCGGGCAGCGAGCCGTAGCGGGCGTACTCGTGGGGCGGCGCGGGCGGCGCCGGGGAGGCCGACTCCGGCATGGCGGCCGGGTCGGACCGCCCCCCGCTGCTCCCGCTGTGCAGGGACGACACCTCCGGCTCGCTCAGGTCCGTCAGCACGCTCTCGCTGCTGGGCGCGTTGCGCAGGGAgaccccgcccgcccgcccctgGCCCTCCACCTGACCCAGGAAGCAGTCGATGTCCTGCAGCCGGGACCAGCGCCGGCTGCTCCACTCAAAGGTCCATCGGTCGCTGATGGCGAACACGTCCTCCTCATCCGAGTCTTCGCTCTGCCCACACAACACCAGGGCACAGCTGTGACGCCTGTTCTCTGGACACATACCGCGCTCTGCCGCGTTTACACCCGTTAAGGGCACTgaaatcagacctgggtgagATTGTTAGGAATGTCATCGTT encodes:
- the LOC133107713 gene encoding stAR-related lipid transfer protein 13-like isoform X5, with product MKISKIEAKEACDWLRAAGFPQYAQLYEDSQFPIDISPVKKDHDFLDKDLVEPLCRRLNTLNKCASMKLDLNLPKKKSEDSDEEDVFAISDRWTFEWSSRRWSRLQDIDCFLGQVEGQGRAGGVSLRNAPSSESVLTDLSEPEVSSLHSGSSGGRSDPAAMPESASPAPPAPPHEYARYGSLPAKTGRHGRARAKDFLRRMEALRTWGPSSGAGPAGRRSLVISGPVLQQGPPAVTTLRCTEILNGGPAEAEARGAGEGSAPSRKERRALRDLHKRSGMYLEGLDVFGGGGSGSGGGEGDGLAQGRDVAERNRRNEFRSYEDLVVHVPKDHKPGTFPKALSIESLSPTNGASLNWHTGAGVRLAPPRPPSVCVPRPPAQCCPRGSRVSVYDNVPGSHLYASTGDLMDLEKEDLFPHLDDILQHVNGLQQIVDHWSKNVLPEGEGEGEGEGEGGDGEGEGLTLQSSSQITLDFEGNSVLEGQTTPSDGERDGVSLNETDSSGMRERRDSGVGASLTRPNRLRWPSFQISNRLSHSVASLQITNQSASQLSLLQKFSLLRLTAIMEKYSMSNKHGWTWSVPKFMKRMKVPDYKDKNVFGVPLIVHVQRSGQPLPLSLQQALKYLRSQCLDQVGLFRKSGVKSRIQALRQMNESSPDTVSYEDQSAYDVADMVKQFFRDLPEPLLTSKLGETFLHIYQYVPKEQRLQAVQAAIMLMSDENREVLQTLLCFLSDVTSSVEENQMTPMNIAVCLAPSLFHLNILKKDNLSPRAMQKKYSTGRPDQKDLNENLAATQGLAHMINECNRLFEIPHEMVTQSRNSYVDADLHPPTLEELCKQLEEDDGAYHTHADGPGAYHTHADGPGAYHTHTDGLVQRLLKEARDKSKGWASCSSTDNTELSYKKVGDGNPLRRWRVLVEVEAPPSVVLNRVLRERHLWDVDLLQWKVLETLDKQTEVYQYVLNRMPPHPSRDFLVLRSWRTDLPRGTCALVSVSVDQEDAPPLGGVRAVVLESQYLLEPCGSGKSRLTHICRVDLKGRTPEWYNKAFGHLCAAEAARIRNSFQPLTSEGPETKI
- the LOC133107713 gene encoding stAR-related lipid transfer protein 13-like isoform X4, which translates into the protein MDGRLAEGGLARGDAAGRWRFWEPVSHASRGHVEARMPGEIEAKEACDWLRAAGFPQYAQLYEDSQFPIDISPVKKDHDFLDKDLVEPLCRRLNTLNKCASMKLDLNLPKKKSEDSDEEDVFAISDRWTFEWSSRRWSRLQDIDCFLGQVEGQGRAGGVSLRNAPSSESVLTDLSEPEVSSLHSGSSGGRSDPAAMPESASPAPPAPPHEYARYGSLPAKTGRHGRARAKDFLRRMEALRTWGPSSGAGPAGRRSLVISGPVLQQGPPAVTTLRCTEILNGGPAEAEARGAGEGSAPSRKERRALRDLHKRSGMYLEGLDVFGGGGSGSGGGEGDGLAQGRDVAERNRRNEFRSYEDLVVHVPKDHKPGTFPKALSIESLSPTNGASLNWHTGAGVRLAPPRPPSVCVPRPPAQCCPRGSRVSVYDNVPGSHLYASTGDLMDLEKEDLFPHLDDILQHVNGLQQIVDHWSKNVLPEGEGEGEGEGEGGDGEGEGLTLQSSSQITLDFEGNSVLEGQTTPSDGERDGVSLNETDSSGMRERRDSGVGASLTRPNRLRWPSFQISNRLSHSVASLQITNQSASQLSLLQKFSLLRLTAIMEKYSMSNKHGWTWSVPKFMKRMKVPDYKDKNVFGVPLIVHVQRSGQPLPLSLQQALKYLRSQCLDQVGLFRKSGVKSRIQALRQMNESSPDTVSYEDQSAYDVADMVKQFFRDLPEPLLTSKLGETFLHIYQYVPKEQRLQAVQAAIMLMSDENREVLQTLLCFLSDVTSSVEENQMTPMNIAVCLAPSLFHLNILKKDNLSPRAMQKKYSTGRPDQKDLNENLAATQGLAHMINECNRLFEIPHEMVTQSRNSYVDADLHPPTLEELCKQLEEDDGAYHTHADGPGAYHTHADGPGAYHTHTDGLVQRLLKEARDKSKGWASCSSTDNTELSYKKVGDGNPLRRWRVLVEVEAPPSVVLNRVLRERHLWDVDLLQWKVLETLDKQTEVYQYVLNRMPPHPSRDFLVLRSWRTDLPRGTCALVSVSVDQEDAPPLGGVRAVVLESQYLLEPCGSGKSRLTHICRVDLKGRTPEWYNKAFGHLCAAEAARIRNSFQPLTSEGPETKI